The genome window ATCAGAACCATAATAATATTTCTGAAGTCCACCTTCTTTTACTCGCAACACATTTGTCAATCCATTAAACTTTTCGTCTTTGTCTTTATATTTTTTATTTGATGTCATAAACTGAACACGATAATTTTTACCGCCTTTTAATTTTTTATTCGTTTCAAATTCCACAATTTTAGCACCAGAAAATCCTTTACGTTTTACCGTTTGCAACAAATCATCTGCACGAGATTGCAAATCTGTTTCCCCGTAATAATAGACGTAATTATCACCTTCCTGAATCACATCTAAATCTGTTAAACCTCTTAATTGAGGTGAAGTTGAAGAGAATTTCATTTTAGATTCCATTACCCTTACCTTCAATTTTTTTCCTTCTACAGGTTTTTCAACTTTTTTAACTGGTTTAGGTTTTTCGTCCTCGTCCTCTACTCCACTTCTACGATCATATTCTTTTTTGAATTGTTTAAAAGCTTCATAAATTGTAGTCGTCGTTTTATCTTTTCCTTCGTCTGATGCTAAAAAAGTTCCTTCATCATAATTCGAAATAAAACCTAACTCAACCAAAACTGAAGGCGAAGCATTTCCTCTCAATACGTGAAAATTTGCTTGTTTAACACCTCTACTTTTTCTGAAATCACGATTCACGAAACCTTTTTCTACCAAATCTGCAAAACGAATAGATTGCTCTTTGTAAGCTGCATTCATAATCTCGAAAGCGATAACTGCTTCTGGATCATTTGGATTAAATTTTTCGTAACGTTCTTGATCTTTCTCTAAAAACACAACCGAGTTTTCACGTTTAGAAACCTCATCTGTTTCGTTAGATCTTTTCAATCCCATTACAAATGTTTCTGTTCCTGTTGCGCTTTTGTTATCAGCCGAATTACAGTGAATCGAGACAAATAAATTCGCATGATTATCATTTGAAATTCGTGTACGTTCCCATAATTCTAAAAAAATATCTGTGTCACGTGTTAAAACAACTTTAACATCTTTGTGATTTTTCTTAATTAATTCCGCCAATCTTTTCGAAACATCTAACG of Empedobacter falsenii contains these proteins:
- a CDS encoding N-acetylmuramoyl-L-alanine amidase family protein — its product is MINIQKYLFFAMMMVFSTFSFAQKKQNFVIVIDAGHGGHDAGARGVADYEKNITLDVSKRLAELIKKNHKDVKVVLTRDTDIFLELWERTRISNDNHANLFVSIHCNSADNKSATGTETFVMGLKRSNETDEVSKRENSVVFLEKDQERYEKFNPNDPEAVIAFEIMNAAYKEQSIRFADLVEKGFVNRDFRKSRGVKQANFHVLRGNASPSVLVELGFISNYDEGTFLASDEGKDKTTTTIYEAFKQFKKEYDRRSGVEDEDEKPKPVKKVEKPVEGKKLKVRVMESKMKFSSTSPQLRGLTDLDVIQEGDNYVYYYGETDLQSRADDLLQTVKRKGFSGAKIVEFETNKKLKGGKNYRVQFMTSNKKYKDKDEKFNGLTNVLRVKEGGLQKYYYGSDKTMESAQKTLKQVQDKGFRNAFIVTFNGEEPM